Below is a window of Pseudarthrobacter equi DNA.
GCATGACGAACCCGAAGTCCGCGGGCAGGCCGTCGGCGATCGACGTCCAGGTGTCCGCATTGTCGTCCGTGCGGTACACGCCGTGATGGTTCTGGGCATACAGGCGGCCTTCCACGGCGGAATCCGCCGCGATCTTGTGGACGCACTGGCCAAACTCGGGGTTGGGATCCGGCATGAAGTACGCCGAGATCCCCTTGTTGCGGGGCTCCCAGGAGGTGCCGCCGTCGAGCGATCGGTAAACGCCGCCGGTGCTCATGGCGATGTGGACCGTGTCCCCGGCGGGATCGACCACGATGGAGTGTGCCGCCGCGCCGCCGTAGCCGGCGCCCCAGTCGCTGCGGTGCGGGTGGTCCCAGAGGCCGCGGTTCAGTTCGAAGTGTTCACCGCCGTCAGTGGATTTCCACACGGAGATGGGTTCCGCGCCGGCCCACACCACGCCCGGCCGGGATTCCGCGTCCGGGTAGATCTGCCAGACGCGCTCCACGGCGGCTCCGGTGTCCTCAGGGAATTTGATGGCACCCTGTTCGGGTTCGGACCAGGTTGCGCCCAGGTCATCCGAGTGGGCTACGGTGGGGCCCCAGTGTTCACTGCGCACTCCCACCATGATCCGGGTGCGGCCGCCCCTGGTGTCGATCCCCACGCTGGGAATCTCCGCCATCAGGAAGTGGGGGCCGGTGAAGGACCATTCGCGCCTGTCCTGGCTGGTGGCCAGCCACAGGCCTTTCTTGGTCCCGATCGCTAAGACAAAGTTCTCTGCGGTTGCCATGCCCACCATGCAACCACCGCCGTGTGCAGGCTGCAACGGTTTTGGCGCACGGGAAAAATGAGCGGTGGTCCGGACGGGACGCTAGTCGACGAACTCGGACTGGGTTTCGATGAAGTCCCAGTCGGCGGCCGTCAGCACGGCAGCGGGGTTGTCCGGGTGCGGTCCGCCGGCTTCGGCGATGCCCTGGAGCACCGGCAGCGGCAGCTCACCTGTCCGAAGGTTCTCGCGGAGCCATTCCTTGCTGTCCAGGTCAAGGTCCAGCCACCACATGAAAATTTCCATGCCAGATCCACCCGCCTTTCTTTGAAATCAACGTTAGGCGCGGGCGAATTCCGGGACAAGGCTCAGCCCTCCCCCACAGGTAGTTGCGGGCAAAGATCGGGTACCGGCAAGTAACCTGGCCGCCGGCGGGTCCGGAAAAGACGAGTACACCCTACTGAGGAACTCCCCGGGCGCCGCCCCTAGCCTGAAACCTCAAGCAAGCTGACCGTGCTGCTGGGGCATACGGGCGCCACCGCTGGCCTTCCCCCGCCATGGTCCGTTTCACGCCAAAAATTGGGGAGAGAACAATGAAACGCACCATTGGAACACTCGGCGCCGTGGGCCTGGCGGCACTCGTCGTCGCCGCCCCCGCAGTGGCTGACCGCGGCTGGAGCGATGACGACAAGGTCATCATCTGCCACGCGGGCTCAGGCTCGAACGCCAACCACTACACCGTGAACTCGGTTGCGGTCCCGTCACTGAACGGGCATGGCAAACACGGCAACGACATCATTCCGCCCAACGACGGCCTAAAGTACGGGCAGAACTGGGACGCTGCCGGGCAGGCGATCTACAACAACGGCTGTGTTGCGGCGCCTCCCGTCGACAATCCGCCGGTCGATAACCCGCCCGTGGATAACCCTCCGGTGGACAATCCCCCGGTCGACAACCCGCCCGTCGACAATCCTCCTGTGGATAATCCCCCGGTCGACAACCCACCGGTTGTCAATCCACCCGTGAACAACCCGCCGGCCGTCGTCCCCCCGGCAGTGACGCCCGTGGTCCCGCCCGCCGCAGCACCGGCAGTGGCGCCTCCGGCAGCGGTGACCCCGGTGGTGCCCGCCCAGCCCGCAGCCACCCAGGTGCAGCAGGCAACGGGAGCGGTGGCCGCTGCACCCGTCAGCATGGGAACCAACCAGGGCTACAACGCCCAGACCGCCGTCGGCGGCAACCCGGCCTCACCCGCCTGGCTGGGCGGCATCGGCGCACTGGTTGCCGCCGGAGCTGCCGTGGCCATCCGCCGGCGGTCGGCTTCCTCACCTACGGCCCGCTGACGCCGTCGTCAACGCCGCAGCGCCGCGGCCCCTGACAAGGAAGGCGTTCCGCCAGTGCCCGGCGGGACGCCTTCCTTCCCATCACCAGCGATCCACCGGAGGAGTGCCATGGCCGAGGAGAACAGCCGCCGGGCCGCGCGGCCACGGCGGCCGTGTTGGCGCCTGAACCGCACCGACCTGGCGATCCTCCTGTGCGGCGTCACGGCAGCCATGGGCATCACGTTCGGCGGCCCTCTCCTGCAGCAGGGCCCGCCTCCCGCCGTCGTCAACGCCGTGGCGGCCGCACCGGCCACCGCCGAACCCGTCCCATCCGCCACTCCCGCGCCCATATCGGCTGCCGCGTCCAGCACTACGACGCCGGCACTTGGCTTGCCTGCCACAGCGACACCGGTGCAGGCGGCACCGGAGCCTGCACTTCCGGAAGCGGCGGCACCGGTCCGCATCAGCTACCCGTCCGCCGATCTCGACGTGCCGGTCCACCCGCTGGAACCTGATTCAGCCGCAGCTGCCAGCCAGACCATCGTTCCGCCGGAGACCAAGGACGCCTACTGGCTCACCCCCTACGGAACACCCGGCAACAACTCCGCCAACACCACGTACGTCATCGGCCACAGCTGGGACGGCGCGGACGCCCCCTTCAACCACCTGAGTTCAGCCGCCCGCGTGGGCG
It encodes the following:
- a CDS encoding WD40/YVTN/BNR-like repeat-containing protein, with the translated sequence MVGMATAENFVLAIGTKKGLWLATSQDRREWSFTGPHFLMAEIPSVGIDTRGGRTRIMVGVRSEHWGPTVAHSDDLGATWSEPEQGAIKFPEDTGAAVERVWQIYPDAESRPGVVWAGAEPISVWKSTDGGEHFELNRGLWDHPHRSDWGAGYGGAAAHSIVVDPAGDTVHIAMSTGGVYRSLDGGTSWEPRNKGISAYFMPDPNPEFGQCVHKIAADSAVEGRLYAQNHHGVYRTDDNADTWTSIADGLPADFGFVMLTHPRREGTAWVVPLKADGERIPPDGDLAVHRTDDAGNSWKRLSNGLPGKEYNSVLRDAASVDTAEPAGVYFGTRGGTVYASADEGETFAEVIAHLPDVLCVRAAVVAGA
- a CDS encoding class F sortase, whose translation is MAEENSRRAARPRRPCWRLNRTDLAILLCGVTAAMGITFGGPLLQQGPPPAVVNAVAAAPATAEPVPSATPAPISAAASSTTTPALGLPATATPVQAAPEPALPEAAAPVRISYPSADLDVPVHPLEPDSAAAASQTIVPPETKDAYWLTPYGTPGNNSANTTYVIGHSWDGADAPFNHLSSAARVGDSFTVETGTGAISYRVDTVTTYVKASLKDSPIWDIVPNRLVLISCYTQDPWGKNVVVTASPAVP